The following proteins are co-located in the Microcystis wesenbergii NRERC-220 genome:
- a CDS encoding peptidylprolyl isomerase — protein sequence MSSIIEIGDQKISESEVLPLLAKYGMLPQLIREVIIEQAIANIACNPEERNAAYSRFYQNNQIANDEQMKSWLQQNGMNSEQLEYLILRDIKLEKFKQETWDNKVESYFLQVKNQLDKVVYSLIRTKNIGIAQELFFRIQDRETSFAELAKKYSQGAEAETGGLIGPVELSSPHPQIGQILKASKPGQLWPPTQVGEWVVIVRLEKYLSCELDTPTRQRLRNDLFQQWLMTQMQTVKFIPESTLRQSSGQAPVNSEQLSVI from the coding sequence ATGAGTTCAATTATTGAAATCGGCGACCAAAAAATTAGCGAGTCAGAGGTCTTGCCTCTTTTGGCAAAATATGGTATGTTGCCGCAGTTAATCCGGGAAGTAATTATCGAGCAAGCGATCGCCAATATCGCCTGCAATCCCGAAGAAAGAAACGCGGCCTATTCCCGTTTCTATCAAAATAATCAAATTGCCAACGATGAACAAATGAAATCTTGGTTACAACAAAACGGGATGAATTCCGAACAACTAGAATATCTAATTCTTCGGGACATTAAATTGGAAAAATTTAAACAGGAGACTTGGGATAACAAAGTAGAATCCTACTTCTTGCAAGTTAAAAATCAATTGGATAAGGTGGTTTATTCCCTGATTCGGACAAAAAATATCGGCATTGCCCAAGAACTATTTTTCCGGATACAGGATCGAGAAACTAGCTTCGCTGAACTAGCCAAAAAATACTCCCAAGGAGCAGAAGCAGAAACCGGAGGACTAATCGGACCGGTGGAACTGAGCAGCCCCCATCCCCAGATTGGGCAAATTCTCAAAGCTAGTAAACCGGGGCAACTGTGGCCACCGACGCAAGTGGGAGAATGGGTCGTAATTGTCCGGTTAGAAAAATACTTATCCTGTGAACTGGATACTCCCACCCGTCAACGCTTACGCAATGATTTATTCCAACAATGGTTAATGACTCAAATGCAAACAGTGAAATTTATCCCCGAATCAACCCTTCGACAAAGCTCAGGGCAAGCCCCAGTTAATAGCGAGCAGTTATCGGTTATATAG
- a CDS encoding GNAT family N-acetyltransferase, with amino-acid sequence MVFWKRLFNSSEVTAPPDYSGDLVEVAQNDLGQTRVFFSTDRELDLYELEELCDSVGWARRPLRKVKKAIECSFLVVSMWEVRGNRRRLVGFARATSDHAFNATVWDVVVHPHYQSKGFGKALMKFMIRKLRGEDISNITLFADPQVVDFYRRLGFVLDPEGIKGMFWYPD; translated from the coding sequence ATGGTTTTTTGGAAAAGATTGTTTAATAGCTCGGAAGTCACTGCACCACCTGACTATTCGGGAGACTTGGTAGAGGTTGCCCAGAACGACCTCGGACAGACGCGAGTGTTTTTTAGTACCGATCGAGAGCTAGATCTGTATGAGTTAGAAGAACTTTGTGACTCGGTAGGTTGGGCCCGTCGTCCTTTACGCAAAGTTAAAAAGGCGATCGAATGTAGTTTTTTAGTGGTGTCGATGTGGGAAGTGCGAGGTAATCGCCGTCGTTTAGTGGGTTTTGCTCGTGCCACTTCCGATCACGCTTTTAATGCTACGGTCTGGGATGTGGTTGTTCATCCTCACTATCAAAGTAAAGGCTTTGGTAAAGCATTAATGAAATTTATGATTAGGAAGTTGCGGGGTGAGGACATCAGTAATATAACTCTTTTCGCCGATCCGCAGGTGGTGGATTTCTATCGTCGTCTCGGTTTTGTTCTCGATCCCGAAGGTATCAAAGGGATGTTTTGGTATCCCGATTAA
- a CDS encoding DNA-directed RNA polymerase subunit beta', whose protein sequence is MFYNQTVDKGKLKKLIAWAYQNYGSARCSQMADELKNLGFRFATKAGVSISVDDLTVPAAKRQMIESAEQEIRQTEQRYVRGEITEVERFQKVIDTWNSTSESLKDEVIRNFQVTDPLNSVYMMAFSGARGNMSQVRQLVGMRGLMANPQGEIIDLPIKTNFREGLTVTEYVISSYGARKGLVDTALRTADSGYLTRRLVDVSQDVIVREADCGTNRYIELTAMTDGDRVLIPLSDRLLGRSLAEDVVVNGEVIAKRNQIIDDETAEKLGLLVDKIKVRSPLTCEAARSVCQTCYGWSLAHGHPVDMGEAVGIIAAQSIGEPGTQLTMRTFHTGGVFTGEVARQVRSPFEGTVRFLPGLSIRNVRTRHGDERDQVEAPGEIKLTPKDKTKETVTYSLTPGSLLFVTDGATVSEEQLLAEITSDKVQKSTEKATKDVTSDLAGEVLFSQLVPEEKTDRQGNTTRIAQRGGLLWILSGEVYNLPPGAEPVVSNGDQVQVGDVLAETKLVSTNGGLVRLAPNSREIDIVTASVSLDQAEVKVESSAGREQFIIHTVDGQRFLLKTTPGTKVQNHAIVAELIDDRYQTHTGGMIKYVDIEVSKGSRKQGYEITKGGTILWIPEETHEVNKDISLLQVEDGQYVEAGEEVVKDIFCNSSGVVEVIQKNDILREIIVKPGLLFMDLEPESSGIAQEQLIYPGTQLTPEVTIEELRQAEWVETNEGLGLLLRPVQEFTVQDQSTSPTQGSANQEGGRHIELRSVQRIFFKDGERVKSVEGCQLISTQLVLEISSEEPESVSHLTADIELEPIPQGSAKRCEDSDCQRLQLVILESLVLRRDSDSDPLGGNTHTRVLVQDGDEIPPGAVVARTEIQCKETGEIRGIRKGSEAVRRLLIVRTSDEFILPLPFDVAQGKAVAPTVKAGDLVIAETEIAAGVLAPNSGQVLAVEKTATGYEIRLRSARPYRVSAGAILHIDEGDLVQRGDNLVLLVFERSKTGDIIQGLPRIEELLEARKPKEACVLARKPGVCQVEYQDSEIVDIKVVEDDGTISEYPLLGSQNPLVSDNQRIDVGQALTDGQANPHEILEVFFNYYVDSLGSYEAALKALEKTQMFLVDQVQSVYQSQGIDIADKHIEVIVRQMTSKVRIDDGGDTSMLPGELLELRQVETVNEAMSITGGAAAKYTPVLLGITKASLNTDSFISAASFQETTRVLTEAAIEGKSDWLRGLKENVIIGRLIPAGTGFNSHENTAGISDYTPPEEEYNYNNRSYYAPPGGLGLPPRPGFGDSSDDSDMILDDQTARAYAEGDVVDLEDDEMAFLSSRGSSRFSRQPISDRWSEADEEGEEDDFEEDYEEEE, encoded by the coding sequence ATGTTTTATAACCAAACTGTTGACAAAGGAAAACTGAAAAAACTGATCGCTTGGGCCTACCAAAACTACGGTTCGGCGCGCTGTTCACAAATGGCCGATGAATTGAAAAACCTCGGTTTTCGTTTCGCTACCAAAGCAGGGGTTTCCATTAGTGTGGATGATTTAACCGTACCGGCAGCTAAACGACAAATGATCGAAAGTGCCGAACAGGAAATCCGGCAAACCGAACAGCGTTATGTGCGCGGGGAAATCACCGAAGTGGAACGCTTCCAAAAAGTAATTGACACTTGGAATAGTACATCTGAATCGCTTAAAGATGAAGTAATTCGCAACTTCCAAGTTACCGATCCCCTCAACTCCGTCTATATGATGGCTTTCTCCGGGGCGCGGGGTAATATGAGCCAAGTGCGTCAGTTAGTCGGAATGCGGGGATTAATGGCCAATCCCCAGGGGGAAATTATTGACCTCCCGATTAAGACTAACTTCCGGGAAGGATTGACCGTTACCGAATACGTTATTTCCTCCTACGGGGCGCGCAAAGGTTTAGTCGATACAGCCCTACGGACGGCAGATTCCGGTTATCTGACCCGTCGTCTCGTCGATGTGTCCCAAGATGTCATCGTCCGCGAGGCCGATTGTGGCACCAATCGTTACATCGAATTAACCGCCATGACCGATGGCGATCGCGTGTTAATTCCCTTAAGCGATCGCCTATTAGGTCGTTCCCTGGCCGAAGATGTGGTGGTCAATGGAGAAGTGATCGCCAAACGCAACCAGATTATCGATGACGAAACCGCCGAAAAACTAGGGCTACTCGTCGATAAAATCAAAGTCCGCAGCCCCTTAACCTGTGAAGCAGCCCGCTCGGTTTGTCAAACCTGTTACGGTTGGAGTCTGGCCCACGGTCATCCGGTAGATATGGGGGAAGCAGTGGGAATTATTGCCGCCCAATCGATCGGGGAACCGGGGACTCAGTTAACCATGCGTACCTTCCACACTGGTGGCGTATTTACCGGAGAAGTGGCCCGGCAAGTGCGGAGTCCCTTCGAGGGAACCGTGCGTTTTCTGCCGGGGTTAAGTATCCGTAACGTGCGAACTCGCCACGGGGATGAACGGGATCAGGTGGAGGCCCCGGGGGAAATTAAATTAACACCCAAGGATAAAACTAAAGAAACTGTCACCTACTCTTTGACTCCGGGTTCGCTGCTATTCGTCACCGATGGCGCAACAGTAAGCGAGGAACAGTTACTAGCGGAAATTACCTCCGATAAAGTCCAAAAATCCACGGAAAAAGCCACAAAAGACGTAACCAGTGACTTAGCCGGCGAGGTGCTATTCTCCCAATTAGTCCCAGAAGAAAAAACCGATCGCCAAGGCAACACCACCCGCATCGCCCAACGGGGGGGATTACTATGGATTCTCTCCGGAGAAGTGTATAACTTGCCCCCAGGGGCCGAACCCGTGGTCAGTAACGGCGATCAAGTACAAGTGGGGGATGTTCTGGCGGAAACTAAGTTGGTATCCACTAACGGCGGTTTGGTGCGTTTAGCCCCCAATAGCCGGGAAATCGATATCGTCACCGCTTCCGTGTCTTTGGATCAGGCCGAAGTAAAGGTAGAAAGTAGTGCCGGTCGGGAACAATTTATTATTCATACGGTCGATGGTCAACGCTTCCTGCTGAAAACCACTCCGGGGACAAAAGTACAGAATCATGCCATTGTCGCCGAGTTAATCGATGATCGCTATCAAACCCACACCGGCGGCATGATTAAATACGTCGATATCGAAGTCTCCAAAGGCAGCCGCAAACAGGGTTATGAAATCACCAAAGGCGGCACGATCCTCTGGATTCCCGAAGAAACCCACGAAGTCAATAAAGATATCTCCCTCTTACAGGTGGAAGATGGGCAGTATGTGGAAGCAGGGGAAGAAGTGGTTAAAGACATCTTCTGTAACTCTAGCGGTGTGGTGGAAGTGATCCAGAAAAATGACATCCTCCGGGAGATCATTGTCAAACCGGGGCTGTTATTTATGGATCTCGAACCGGAATCCTCCGGAATTGCCCAAGAACAGTTAATTTACCCCGGGACACAGTTGACTCCCGAAGTCACGATCGAGGAGTTACGGCAAGCGGAATGGGTGGAAACTAACGAGGGCTTGGGGTTACTACTGCGACCGGTACAGGAGTTCACCGTACAGGACCAATCCACTTCTCCCACCCAAGGTTCGGCTAACCAAGAAGGAGGACGACATATCGAACTGCGATCGGTGCAGCGCATTTTCTTTAAAGACGGGGAAAGAGTTAAATCCGTCGAGGGTTGTCAACTGATCAGCACCCAATTAGTCCTAGAAATTTCTAGCGAAGAACCGGAATCGGTCTCCCATCTGACGGCCGATATCGAGTTAGAACCGATCCCGCAGGGATCCGCGAAGCGGTGCGAGGACAGCGATTGTCAGCGTTTACAGTTAGTTATTCTCGAATCTCTGGTGCTGCGTCGGGATAGTGATAGTGATCCTTTAGGGGGTAATACTCATACTCGCGTTCTCGTCCAAGATGGCGATGAAATTCCACCGGGGGCAGTGGTGGCCCGAACCGAGATTCAGTGTAAGGAAACTGGAGAAATTCGCGGGATTCGCAAGGGTAGCGAAGCGGTGCGCCGTCTTTTAATCGTGCGTACCAGTGACGAGTTTATTCTCCCGCTCCCCTTCGACGTAGCTCAGGGCAAGGCTGTTGCTCCCACCGTCAAGGCTGGGGATCTGGTGATCGCCGAAACCGAGATCGCTGCCGGGGTTTTAGCCCCCAATTCTGGTCAAGTGCTGGCCGTTGAAAAAACCGCCACCGGCTACGAAATCCGTCTGCGTAGCGCCCGACCCTACCGAGTATCGGCGGGGGCCATTCTGCACATCGATGAGGGGGATTTAGTCCAACGGGGCGATAATTTGGTGCTGTTGGTGTTTGAGCGCTCGAAAACCGGGGATATCATTCAAGGTTTACCCAGAATCGAAGAACTGCTCGAAGCCCGCAAACCAAAAGAGGCTTGTGTCCTGGCACGCAAACCGGGAGTTTGTCAAGTGGAGTACCAAGATTCTGAGATTGTCGATATTAAGGTGGTCGAGGATGACGGTACGATCAGTGAATATCCGCTTTTAGGCAGTCAAAACCCTCTGGTGAGCGATAATCAGCGTATTGATGTGGGTCAGGCGTTAACCGATGGTCAGGCTAATCCCCACGAGATTTTAGAGGTGTTCTTTAATTATTATGTGGATAGCCTGGGCAGTTACGAGGCGGCCCTGAAAGCCTTGGAAAAAACCCAGATGTTCCTCGTCGATCAGGTACAGTCGGTTTATCAATCCCAAGGGATCGATATTGCCGATAAACATATTGAAGTGATCGTGCGTCAGATGACCTCTAAGGTGCGGATCGATGACGGCGGCGATACCAGTATGTTACCTGGGGAATTGTTGGAACTGCGACAGGTGGAGACGGTCAACGAAGCCATGTCGATCACCGGTGGGGCGGCAGCTAAATATACGCCTGTACTACTGGGGATAACCAAAGCTTCCTTGAATACCGATAGCTTTATCAGTGCCGCCTCCTTCCAAGAAACCACCCGCGTCCTCACCGAAGCGGCGATCGAAGGCAAGTCCGACTGGTTACGGGGTCTCAAGGAAAACGTGATTATCGGTCGTCTGATTCCGGCGGGTACTGGCTTCAATTCCCACGAAAACACGGCGGGGATCAGCGATTACACCCCCCCAGAGGAGGAATATAACTACAACAATCGTAGCTATTACGCTCCCCCCGGCGGCCTCGGCTTGCCCCCTCGTCCCGGTTTCGGCGATAGTAGTGACGATAGCGATATGATTCTTGACGATCAAACCGCTCGCGCCTACGCTGAGGGTGATGTGGTCGATTTAGAGGATGATGAGATGGCTTTCCTCTCCTCCCGCGGCAGCAGTCGCTTTAGTCGCCAACCCATCAGCGATCGCTGGTCAGAAGCTGATGAGGAAGGGGAGGAGGACGATTTCGAGGAGGATTACGAAGAAGAAGAATAA
- the rpoB gene encoding DNA-directed RNA polymerase subunit beta — MNNLTFNLLPDLIEIQHSSFRWFLEEGLIEELNSFSPISDYTGKLELHFLGQDYRLKEPKYNVDEAKRRDSSYSVQMYVPTRLINKETGENIEQEVFIGDLPLMTERGTFIINGAERVIVNQIVRSPGVYYKAEIDKNGRRTYSASLIPNRGAWLKFETDKNGLVWVRIDKTRKLSAQVLLKAIGLSDNEIFDSLRHPEFYQKTLDKEGNPSEEEALLDLYRKLRPGEPPTVTGGQQLLESRFFDNKRYDLGRVGRYKLNKKLRLNVPDNQRVLTTIDILAAIDYLINLEFDIGNTDDIDHLGNRRVRSVGELLQNQVRVGLNRLERIIRERMTVSESQNLTPASLVNPKPLVAAIKEFFGSSQLSQFMDQTNPLAELTHKRRISALGPGGLTRERAGFAVRDIHPSHHGRICPVETPEGPNAGLIGSLATYARVNDYGFIETPCYAVENGRVRYDLPVKYLTADEEDDLRVAPGDVATDENGYILGETIPVRYRQEFSTTSPEQVDYVCVSPVQIVSVATSLIPFLEHDDANRALMGSNMQRQAVPLLRPERPLVGTGLEAQAARDSGMVIVSRTNGVVSYVDANRIRIKVADEDKEIFGKSEIEYEIQKYQRSNQDTCLNQRPLVYQGEQVVPGQILADGSATEGGEIALGQNILVAYMPWEGYNYEDAILISERLVAQDTYTSIHIEKYEIEARQTKLGPEEITREIPNVGEDALRNLDERGIIRIGAWVEASDILVGKVTPKGESDQPPEEKLLRAIFGEKARDVRDNSLRVPNGEKGRVVDVRVFTREQGDELPPGANMVVRVYVAQKRKIQVGDKMAGRHGNKGIISRILPLEDMPYLPDGRPVDIVLNPLGVPSRMNVGQVFECLLGWAGENLGVRFKITPFDEMYGEEASRLTVHGLLESASKKPNRDWVFKEEHAGKVTVYDGRTGEPFDRPVTVGMAYMLKLVHLVDDKIHARSTGPYSLVTQQPLGGKAQQGGQRFGEMEVWALEAYGAAYTLQELLTVKSDDMQGRNEALNAIVKGKPIPRPGTPESFKVLMRELQSLGLDIAVHKVENAPDGTSRDVEVDLMVDVGRRAPSRPTYESLTTEDLEEEESEV, encoded by the coding sequence ATGAACAATCTTACCTTTAACCTCTTACCCGACCTCATCGAAATCCAACACTCCAGTTTTCGGTGGTTTTTGGAAGAAGGACTAATCGAGGAACTGAACAGCTTTTCCCCCATCAGCGACTATACAGGTAAATTAGAACTACATTTCCTCGGCCAGGACTACAGACTCAAAGAACCGAAATACAACGTCGATGAGGCCAAACGACGCGATAGCAGCTATTCCGTTCAGATGTACGTTCCCACCCGTTTAATCAACAAAGAAACCGGAGAAAACATCGAACAGGAAGTCTTTATCGGCGATTTACCCCTGATGACCGAACGGGGAACCTTTATCATTAACGGGGCCGAACGGGTCATCGTCAATCAGATCGTCCGTTCTCCCGGTGTTTACTACAAAGCCGAAATCGACAAAAACGGTCGCCGCACCTACTCCGCTTCCCTGATTCCCAATCGAGGAGCTTGGTTAAAATTTGAAACCGACAAAAACGGCTTAGTCTGGGTCAGAATCGACAAAACCCGCAAATTATCCGCCCAAGTTCTCCTGAAAGCGATCGGATTGAGCGATAACGAAATCTTTGACTCCCTACGCCATCCCGAATTCTACCAAAAAACCCTCGACAAAGAAGGCAATCCCAGCGAAGAAGAGGCACTCCTCGACCTGTACCGCAAACTACGACCCGGGGAACCTCCCACCGTCACTGGCGGACAACAACTGCTCGAATCGCGTTTTTTTGACAATAAACGCTACGATCTCGGGCGCGTTGGTCGTTATAAACTCAACAAAAAACTACGCCTCAACGTCCCCGATAACCAGCGCGTTCTCACCACCATCGACATCTTAGCGGCGATCGACTACCTAATTAACCTCGAATTTGACATCGGCAACACCGACGACATCGACCACCTCGGCAACCGTCGCGTCCGTTCCGTGGGTGAACTGCTACAAAACCAAGTGCGAGTGGGTTTAAACCGCTTAGAAAGAATCATTCGGGAACGGATGACCGTCAGCGAATCCCAAAACCTCACCCCCGCTTCCCTAGTCAACCCGAAACCCCTAGTAGCGGCGATTAAAGAATTCTTTGGTTCCTCGCAACTCTCCCAGTTTATGGATCAAACCAACCCCCTAGCGGAATTGACCCATAAACGCCGCATTTCCGCCCTTGGACCCGGCGGTCTCACCCGGGAACGGGCCGGTTTTGCCGTGCGCGACATCCACCCCTCCCACCACGGTCGCATTTGTCCGGTGGAAACCCCAGAAGGTCCCAACGCCGGCTTAATCGGGTCCCTCGCCACCTACGCTCGCGTCAACGACTACGGTTTTATTGAAACCCCCTGTTACGCGGTGGAAAATGGCCGAGTCCGCTACGATCTCCCCGTTAAATACCTCACCGCCGACGAAGAAGACGATCTGCGGGTAGCACCGGGAGACGTGGCCACCGATGAAAATGGTTATATCCTCGGCGAAACTATCCCCGTGCGCTATCGGCAGGAATTCTCCACCACTTCCCCCGAACAAGTGGACTACGTTTGCGTTTCCCCCGTCCAAATTGTCTCGGTGGCCACTTCCCTGATTCCCTTCCTCGAACACGACGACGCTAACCGCGCCCTCATGGGTTCTAATATGCAACGACAAGCGGTTCCCCTGCTGCGTCCCGAACGTCCCCTTGTGGGTACCGGATTGGAAGCACAGGCCGCTCGCGACTCCGGTATGGTCATCGTTTCCCGTACCAATGGGGTCGTTTCCTACGTCGATGCTAACCGGATTCGCATCAAAGTGGCGGATGAAGACAAAGAGATTTTTGGCAAGAGCGAGATCGAGTACGAAATTCAGAAATATCAACGCTCTAACCAAGATACCTGCTTAAATCAGCGTCCTTTAGTCTATCAAGGTGAACAGGTTGTCCCCGGACAGATCCTCGCCGATGGTTCCGCCACCGAAGGAGGAGAAATCGCCCTCGGACAGAATATCCTCGTCGCCTATATGCCTTGGGAAGGCTATAACTACGAAGATGCGATTTTAATCAGTGAAAGACTGGTGGCACAAGACACCTACACCAGCATCCACATCGAAAAATACGAAATCGAAGCCCGTCAAACTAAGCTAGGACCAGAGGAAATCACCAGGGAAATTCCCAACGTCGGTGAAGATGCCCTGCGAAACCTCGATGAACGCGGTATTATTCGCATCGGTGCCTGGGTAGAAGCCAGCGATATCCTTGTGGGGAAAGTCACCCCGAAAGGCGAATCAGACCAACCCCCCGAAGAAAAACTACTGCGGGCAATTTTCGGCGAAAAGGCACGGGATGTACGGGATAACTCCCTGCGCGTTCCCAACGGCGAAAAAGGCCGGGTAGTCGATGTGCGGGTATTTACTCGCGAACAGGGGGATGAATTACCCCCTGGGGCCAATATGGTGGTGCGGGTCTACGTTGCCCAAAAACGCAAAATCCAAGTAGGCGATAAAATGGCGGGTCGTCACGGCAATAAAGGGATTATTTCTCGGATTCTGCCCCTAGAAGATATGCCCTACCTCCCCGATGGTCGCCCCGTCGATATCGTTCTCAATCCCCTAGGGGTTCCCAGTCGCATGAACGTCGGTCAGGTGTTTGAATGTTTACTGGGTTGGGCCGGGGAAAATCTGGGCGTGCGCTTTAAGATTACTCCCTTTGACGAAATGTACGGGGAGGAAGCCAGCCGTTTAACCGTCCACGGATTGCTAGAAAGTGCCTCGAAAAAACCCAATCGCGATTGGGTGTTCAAGGAAGAACACGCCGGTAAAGTCACCGTCTACGATGGTCGCACCGGCGAACCCTTTGACCGTCCCGTTACCGTCGGTATGGCCTATATGTTAAAACTGGTTCACCTGGTTGATGATAAGATTCACGCCCGTTCTACCGGTCCCTACTCCTTGGTTACTCAGCAACCCTTGGGCGGTAAAGCTCAACAGGGGGGTCAGCGCTTCGGAGAAATGGAAGTCTGGGCCCTAGAGGCCTACGGGGCGGCCTATACCTTGCAGGAATTGCTAACGGTAAAATCCGATGATATGCAAGGACGGAATGAGGCTTTAAATGCGATCGTAAAAGGCAAGCCGATTCCCCGCCCGGGTACGCCAGAATCCTTTAAGGTTTTGATGCGAGAATTGCAATCCCTCGGCCTCGATATCGCCGTTCATAAGGTGGAAAATGCCCCCGATGGTACTTCCCGCGATGTGGAGGTGGATCTGATGGTCGATGTCGGTCGTCGCGCCCCCTCTCGCCCCACCTACGAATCCTTAACCACGGAAGACCTTGAGGAAGAAGAATCGGAAGTGTAA
- a CDS encoding TatD family hydrolase produces the protein MQLIDTHVHLNFDVLQADLPAISERWRSVGVVHLVHSCVEPEEFASIKAIADQFEEISFAVGLHPLDAQKWRDNSADQIESLARSDRRVVAIGEMGLDFYKADNQEQQKQVFWTQLEIAHRLDKPVIIHCRDAALVMREEISAFRQQVGKIRGVMHCWTGNPEETQWFLDLGFYISFSGIVTFKNSKTVQAAAQIVPSDRLLIETDCPFLSPNPHRGKPCEPSFVFHVAETVARLRGYPVETLAEQTTHNARHLFQLPS, from the coding sequence ATGCAATTAATAGATACGCACGTTCATTTGAACTTTGACGTTTTGCAAGCCGACTTGCCCGCTATCTCCGAACGTTGGCGAAGTGTGGGAGTCGTTCATCTGGTTCACTCCTGTGTCGAACCGGAGGAGTTTGCATCGATTAAAGCCATTGCTGATCAATTCGAGGAAATTTCCTTCGCCGTCGGTTTACATCCCCTAGATGCCCAAAAATGGCGAGACAATAGTGCCGATCAGATCGAATCCCTAGCCCGATCTGATCGGCGCGTCGTGGCGATCGGGGAAATGGGTTTAGACTTCTATAAAGCGGATAATCAAGAGCAGCAAAAACAGGTCTTTTGGACGCAATTAGAAATCGCCCATCGTCTCGATAAACCCGTGATTATCCATTGTCGAGATGCGGCCCTGGTCATGCGGGAGGAAATCAGCGCCTTTCGGCAACAAGTGGGCAAAATTCGCGGCGTGATGCACTGCTGGACGGGCAACCCCGAAGAAACTCAATGGTTTTTAGATTTGGGTTTTTACATCAGCTTTAGCGGCATCGTCACCTTCAAAAACAGTAAAACCGTGCAAGCTGCCGCCCAAATCGTCCCCAGCGATCGCCTACTGATCGAAACCGATTGCCCCTTTCTCTCCCCCAATCCCCACCGCGGTAAACCCTGTGAACCCTCCTTCGTCTTCCACGTGGCCGAAACCGTCGCCCGTCTGCGCGGCTATCCGGTCGAAACCCTAGCCGAACAAACCACCCACAACGCCCGCCACTTATTTCAACTCCCCAGTTAA
- the rpsT gene encoding 30S ribosomal protein S20: MANTKSALKRVQISERNRLRNKAYKSAVRTLIKKCLVAVSAYGANPSPEGLESAQQALSEAYSKIDKAVKRNVLHRNNGARKKAGLAKALQKVSQAS, from the coding sequence GTGGCTAATACAAAGTCTGCACTCAAACGAGTCCAAATCTCCGAAAGAAATCGTCTCCGCAACAAAGCGTACAAGTCAGCCGTAAGAACCCTGATCAAAAAATGTCTTGTCGCTGTCTCGGCCTACGGAGCCAACCCCAGCCCAGAAGGGCTAGAAAGCGCCCAACAAGCTCTATCGGAAGCTTACAGTAAAATCGATAAAGCCGTCAAGCGCAACGTCTTGCACCGGAACAACGGCGCTAGAAAAAAAGCTGGTTTAGCCAAAGCTTTGCAAAAAGTTAGCCAAGCTTCCTAA
- the gmd gene encoding GDP-mannose 4,6-dehydratase, producing MTQPKRALITGITGQDGSYLSELLLEKGYEVHGIIRRTSTFNTDRIDHIYTDPHQPDTKLFLHYGDLTDGTTLRRILEQVQPVEVYNLGAQSHVRVSFDAPEYTVDAVGVGVLRLLEAIRDYQKRTGIEVRFYQAGSSEMFGKVMEVPQKETTPFYPRSPYACAKVYGHWQTINYRESYDLFACNGILFNHESPRRGETFVTRKITRALARIIAGQQKKLYLGNLDSKRDWGYAKDYVRAMWLMLQQEEPDDYVVATNETYSIREFLDISFQYVNLNWQDYVEFDERYLRPAEVDLLIGDSTKAREKLGWQPSVTFEGLVKLMVDADLAALGINLNNGGDSGQLLKDLAYLRNRSLIAVD from the coding sequence ATGACTCAACCGAAACGCGCCCTGATTACTGGCATCACCGGTCAAGATGGTTCCTATCTGAGCGAATTATTATTAGAAAAAGGTTACGAAGTCCACGGTATCATCCGTCGTACTTCAACTTTTAACACCGATCGCATTGATCATATCTACACTGACCCCCACCAGCCCGATACTAAATTATTTCTTCATTATGGCGACCTCACCGACGGGACGACCCTGCGGCGTATCCTTGAACAAGTGCAACCGGTAGAAGTGTATAATTTAGGGGCCCAATCCCATGTGCGGGTTAGTTTTGATGCCCCGGAATACACCGTTGATGCTGTGGGGGTGGGGGTCTTAAGATTACTAGAAGCAATTCGGGATTACCAAAAAAGAACCGGCATCGAAGTGCGTTTCTATCAAGCAGGTTCCTCGGAAATGTTCGGGAAAGTCATGGAAGTTCCCCAAAAAGAAACCACGCCATTTTATCCCCGCAGTCCCTACGCTTGTGCGAAAGTTTACGGTCACTGGCAAACAATCAACTATCGGGAATCCTACGACTTATTTGCCTGTAACGGCATTTTATTTAACCATGAATCCCCCCGGCGTGGAGAAACTTTTGTCACGCGCAAAATTACCCGCGCCTTGGCCCGAATTATTGCCGGACAACAGAAAAAACTCTATTTAGGAAATCTTGATTCTAAACGGGATTGGGGTTATGCTAAGGATTATGTGCGGGCGATGTGGTTAATGTTACAACAGGAAGAACCGGATGATTATGTGGTGGCGACCAATGAAACCTATTCTATCCGGGAGTTTCTCGATATTTCTTTCCAATACGTTAATTTAAATTGGCAGGATTATGTGGAGTTTGATGAACGTTATTTGCGTCCAGCGGAAGTGGATTTATTAATAGGAGATTCCACAAAAGCCAGGGAGAAATTAGGCTGGCAGCCGTCGGTAACGTTCGAGGGACTGGTAAAATTAATGGTAGATGCGGATTTAGCGGCTTTGGGGATTAATCTTAATAACGGTGGTGATAGCGGACAGTTATTAAAAGATTTGGCTTATCTTCGCAATCGTTCCTTAATTGCCGTCGATTAA